Proteins encoded together in one Streptomyces umbrinus window:
- a CDS encoding DUF190 domain-containing protein — translation MTLSGHAVRATVFLSEGSVWNGRLLHREILERALALGLAGATASRGTEGFGRGSTLHTDRLESFADGLPIMITVIDASDRIHDFLSREEALIAQCVVVLDDVEVFRSCE, via the coding sequence ATGACGCTGAGCGGCCATGCGGTCCGGGCCACCGTGTTCCTCTCCGAGGGCAGCGTCTGGAACGGACGGCTGCTGCACCGAGAGATACTTGAGCGCGCTCTGGCACTTGGGTTGGCTGGCGCCACCGCATCGCGCGGCACCGAAGGGTTCGGTAGAGGCTCGACCTTGCACACCGACCGCCTGGAGTCTTTCGCCGACGGCCTGCCGATCATGATCACCGTCATTGACGCATCCGACCGCATCCACGATTTCCTGTCGAGGGAAGAGGCTCTCATCGCTCAATGCGTAGTCGTCCTCGATGACGTCGAGGTCTTCCGTTCCTGCGAATAG
- the flK gene encoding fluoroacetyl-CoA thioesterase, whose amino-acid sequence MKDGLLIGDTFTHHYQVPPDKTVRHIYQESPEFSTFPEVFATGFMVGLMEWACVRAMQPYLGEGEGSVGTSICVTHSAATPPGLTVSVAVELLASEGRRTKWQVTAHDGVHEIGAGTHERSLIDLQRFNAGVEKKLRQSFAEASTDPVN is encoded by the coding sequence ATGAAGGACGGTCTGCTGATCGGCGACACGTTCACTCATCACTACCAGGTGCCACCGGACAAGACTGTTCGCCACATCTATCAGGAGTCGCCGGAGTTCTCCACCTTTCCCGAGGTCTTTGCGACGGGCTTCATGGTGGGCTTGATGGAGTGGGCGTGCGTCCGCGCCATGCAGCCATACCTGGGCGAAGGCGAGGGCAGCGTCGGAACCTCGATCTGTGTGACACATTCAGCCGCGACCCCACCCGGCCTCACCGTGTCGGTGGCTGTCGAGCTCCTGGCGTCGGAGGGCCGTCGGACCAAGTGGCAAGTGACAGCTCACGACGGCGTTCACGAGATCGGCGCCGGGACGCACGAGCGTTCATTGATCGATCTCCAGCGGTTCAACGCAGGCGTTGAGAAGAAGCTGCGGCAGTCGTTTGCCGAAGCCAGCACCGATCCGGTCAACTGA
- the crcB gene encoding fluoride efflux transporter CrcB has product MNWLLVIVGAAVGAPLRYLTDRAIQARHDIVFPWGTFTVNIVGCFILGTLTGAVTYGAASQSVQLLIGTGLCGALTTYSTFSYETLRLAETGAKFFATANIAVTLVAGLGAVFIGSALAEALWS; this is encoded by the coding sequence GTGAACTGGCTGCTCGTCATCGTGGGCGCCGCGGTCGGAGCGCCTTTGCGCTACCTGACCGACCGGGCCATCCAGGCCCGGCACGACATCGTCTTCCCCTGGGGCACCTTCACCGTCAACATCGTCGGCTGCTTCATCCTCGGAACGCTCACGGGCGCGGTCACCTACGGTGCCGCATCTCAATCGGTGCAGTTACTGATCGGTACCGGTCTCTGCGGAGCACTGACTACTTACTCAACCTTCTCCTACGAAACCCTGCGACTGGCCGAAACCGGTGCCAAGTTTTTCGCCACCGCCAACATCGCCGTCACCCTGGTCGCTGGTCTAGGCGCGGTATTCATCGGGAGCGCGTTGGCTGAAGCACTCTGGTCCTGA
- a CDS encoding DUF190 domain-containing protein, whose translation MHDNALQVAIFVGELDAFRHRLLHIEIVTSTYEAGLADANPFPCVTGFGSPSHVRTVCPLPLSEGLPVAIVVSDGRGRYSVKEAAALDDCEVIRYVGCDAKDNR comes from the coding sequence ATGCACGACAACGCTTTGCAGGTAGCAATCTTCGTCGGGGAGCTTGACGCGTTCCGCCACCGGCTCCTTCACATCGAGATCGTGACCAGCACGTATGAGGCGGGTCTGGCCGATGCCAATCCCTTTCCCTGCGTCACAGGCTTCGGATCCCCCTCACACGTCCGCACCGTATGCCCGCTGCCGCTGAGCGAGGGGCTGCCGGTTGCCATCGTCGTCAGCGACGGCCGAGGTCGCTACAGCGTCAAGGAGGCCGCCGCCCTCGATGACTGCGAAGTGATCCGCTACGTTGGTTGCGACGCAAAGGACAATCGGTGA
- a CDS encoding fluoride efflux transporter FluC, whose translation MTAPTDSGFFLSVTSQRRERARRRIAVTTAVAVGGALGSAARYGASLAWPTAQDTFPWTTFAVNATGCAVIGAFLVIINDAWSPHWLVRPFFGTGVLGGFTTFSTYAVDIQRLVQDGQSPIGLAYLAATVLAAFVAVWCAAAATRRLVSWRQR comes from the coding sequence ATGACCGCGCCCACCGATTCCGGCTTTTTCCTGTCGGTGACTTCCCAACGGCGCGAACGGGCCCGCAGACGGATCGCCGTGACTACAGCGGTCGCCGTCGGCGGCGCCTTGGGTTCAGCTGCCCGCTACGGGGCCTCGCTCGCCTGGCCCACCGCACAGGACACATTTCCCTGGACGACTTTCGCAGTGAACGCGACCGGTTGCGCTGTCATCGGCGCCTTCTTGGTGATCATCAACGACGCGTGGAGCCCCCACTGGCTAGTGAGACCCTTTTTCGGCACTGGCGTGCTTGGCGGCTTCACGACCTTTTCCACCTACGCCGTGGACATTCAGCGTCTCGTCCAGGACGGCCAGTCCCCCATTGGGCTGGCCTACCTCGCGGCCACGGTTCTGGCGGCCTTTGTCGCGGTCTGGTGCGCGGCCGCCGCCACGCGCCGACTGGTCTCCTGGAGGCAGAGGTGA
- a CDS encoding SHOCT domain-containing protein — MPGLLRGVARTAVMAGTATAVSNRVSRCQQGRWSEQGSPEAPRQPAEPSAPPPAQPHVDMTGRTDQLKQLGELKDQDVLTETEFEDQKSRILSC, encoded by the coding sequence GTGCCAGGTCTCCTCCGCGGGGTCGCCCGCACAGCCGTGATGGCCGGTACGGCGACCGCCGTGTCGAACCGCGTGTCCCGCTGCCAGCAGGGGAGATGGTCCGAGCAGGGATCGCCGGAGGCCCCGCGACAGCCCGCGGAACCCTCCGCACCCCCGCCCGCCCAGCCGCACGTCGACATGACCGGCAGAACCGACCAGCTGAAACAGCTCGGAGAACTCAAGGACCAGGACGTCCTCACCGAAACCGAATTCGAGGACCAGAAGAGCAGGATCCTGAGCTGCTGA
- a CDS encoding DUF7144 family membrane protein: MTTTGMHHGHGTRSGSEGAWVTGWTGFAGVMMIFGGVMAIFQGIAAIAKDDVFVVTSDYAYNFNLTSWGWIHLALGVLVVLAGAALFRGAMWARVTGIALAGLSMIANFMWLPYQPVWAVVLIAVDAFVIWALCVGRGREARTE; encoded by the coding sequence ATGACCACAACCGGAATGCACCACGGGCACGGAACCAGAAGCGGCAGCGAAGGGGCGTGGGTGACGGGCTGGACCGGATTCGCCGGCGTCATGATGATCTTCGGCGGAGTGATGGCGATATTCCAGGGAATTGCCGCTATCGCCAAGGACGATGTCTTCGTGGTCACCAGCGACTACGCGTACAACTTCAACCTGACGAGTTGGGGCTGGATCCACCTCGCACTCGGCGTTCTCGTGGTCCTCGCGGGCGCCGCTCTGTTCCGCGGTGCAATGTGGGCACGAGTCACGGGTATCGCCCTCGCCGGCCTGTCGATGATCGCCAACTTCATGTGGCTGCCGTACCAGCCCGTCTGGGCCGTCGTCCTGATCGCCGTCGACGCCTTCGTCATCTGGGCGCTGTGTGTCGGAAGGGGCCGGGAGGCTCGCACCGAATAG
- a CDS encoding SDR family oxidoreductase, with product METSGSDGRQPLAHPLLKGQKALVTGANSGIGKATAIGLGRAGADVVVNYVAGRDAAEDVVREIESFGVRAYAHEADVSQEKQVSDMVDRMVQKFGTIDVMVANAGLQRDAPLTDMTMAQWQKVLDVNLTGQFLCAREAAKEFMRRGVVPEVSRSVGKIICMSSVHQIIPWAGHVNYASSKGGVQMLMATLAQELAPHRIRVNAVAPGAIRTPINRSAWDTPEAEADLLRLVPYDRVGDPDDIANVVAALASDLFDYVVGTTLYVDGGMTLFPGFATGG from the coding sequence GTGGAAACCAGCGGCAGTGACGGTCGCCAGCCCCTTGCCCACCCGCTCCTCAAAGGCCAGAAGGCACTGGTGACGGGCGCGAATTCCGGCATCGGCAAAGCCACGGCGATCGGCCTGGGGCGAGCGGGTGCCGATGTGGTGGTGAACTACGTGGCCGGGCGGGACGCCGCCGAGGACGTGGTGCGCGAGATCGAGAGTTTCGGCGTCCGCGCCTACGCGCATGAGGCGGACGTGTCGCAGGAGAAACAGGTAAGCGACATGGTGGACCGCATGGTCCAGAAATTCGGGACCATCGACGTCATGGTGGCGAATGCGGGACTCCAACGTGATGCCCCCCTCACCGATATGACCATGGCCCAGTGGCAAAAGGTGCTGGACGTCAATCTGACCGGACAGTTCCTGTGCGCCCGTGAGGCGGCCAAGGAATTCATGCGCCGGGGCGTCGTCCCGGAGGTCTCACGCTCCGTCGGGAAAATCATCTGCATGAGTTCGGTCCACCAGATCATTCCCTGGGCCGGGCACGTGAACTACGCGTCGTCCAAGGGCGGCGTACAGATGCTGATGGCGACCCTCGCGCAGGAGCTCGCGCCGCACAGGATCCGGGTGAACGCGGTCGCCCCGGGGGCGATCCGCACGCCCATCAACCGCAGTGCCTGGGACACCCCCGAGGCCGAGGCCGATCTTCTCCGGCTCGTGCCCTACGACCGCGTCGGCGACCCGGACGACATCGCGAACGTGGTGGCCGCTCTGGCCTCCGACCTCTTCGACTACGTGGTGGGGACCACGCTCTACGTCGACGGCGGCATGACGCTGTTCCCCGGGTTCGCCACGGGCGGCTGA